Below is a genomic region from Virgibacillus dokdonensis.
CTCTAGTTGAGCTAATTCAACTTGTAATTTTCCTTCTTTTGTTCTAGCACGTTGAGCAAAAATATCTAAAATCAATTGGCTTCGATCAATCGTTCGAACACCGAAAGCTTGACTCATATTTCGAAGTTGGATTGGTGATAATTCATCATTTGCAATGACTAAATCCACTTGATCTTCCTGAATAGAAGCATTTACTTCTTCTAATTTTCCAGAGCCAATATATGTACCAGGGTGAATGTTATCTCTATTTTGGGTAAATATTTGAATAACATCTCCACCAGCAGTCTTACTCAATGAATTTAATTCGGCTAGGGACGATTCAAAATGATGATTTGTTTGTTTCGGTTGCTTTACTGCAATAATGATTACTTTTTCATTCACTACAAACAGAACCTCTTTTCTTCATGCAATTCTTTACCAACTATCATAACAAATCTTAAGCAAATCCCCAAAATTAACATCTTCTGCAACTCTTCTTCATAAAAGCAACTGCATATCAGATAAAGGTAACTTTCCTATACAACATGAAAGGCGCTGCATAGATCTCACCTTAAATATCTGAGGAACTAACAGCAGCACCTAATTAAGCCAATCAATCTTAGCCTTCATTAAATTTCATGTGAAGAAATTCACTATTCAATTAAATGTGTAGGTTTTCAACAAAAGTATTTGGCTATAAACATCCATCCTTTTATATGCGTATAAACAGCATACTAATTTAGTTTTAACTGCAAATCTTGAATTGTTAAGTAAATAAGATCATCTGTAGTAAAGTGCTCATTCTCCAACAACCTAACTGCATGCATACGAATAGCACTCTCTACCACGTTACGTACATAACGTGCATTGGAAAAGTTACGATTATTCGTGCGTGTTTTTTTTATTAAATGTGCTTTTAATTCTATTTCAGCATCTTTGGTAAGTTGATACTCGCGATCTGCTGCCATTCGTTTAGCGATTGAAAGCAATTCTCCAGCTTCATAATCACGAAAATCTAATATAAATGGAAACCTGGATTCTAAGCCAGGATTTAATGTTAAGAATCGTTCCATTTCGTATGGATAACCAGCAAGAATTAGCACAAAATCATGCTGATAATCTTCCATATGTTTTACCAATGTATCAATTGCCTCTTTACCAAAATCTTTCTCGCCACCACGCGCAAGTGAATAAGCCTCATCAATAAACAAAACGCCACCTTGGGCTTTCTGTATAATAGAGCGGGTTTTTTGCGCTGTCTGACCAATATATTCTCCTACCAAGTCTGCCCGTTCAGCTTCAATAAAATGGCCTTTAGATAATAAGTTCATATCATAGTATAGCTTAGCCAACTTTCTAGCTACCGTTGTTTTTCCTGTCCCAGGATTACCCTTAAAAAGCATATGCAATACTTGTTCATGATTCACTAACCCAAACTGCTTTCGCTTTTCATTGATGACGACCGTTGCATATATTTCTTTAATTCGTTCCTTAAGTTGCTTCATACCTACAAACGATGCAAATGCCTCATCAATATGATTAAATGGGTTGTTTTTTTTGTTCATTGCTTTTTTTTCTGTATATGTCAAATGCGAGGTGTTTTTTTCCTTTAAAATGATGTTTACTTGCCCATTTCGATTACTTATAAATTGTGTTTCCATGTCATCACCCCTCAGTAATATTTAGTATACGCCGCGATCCAAAAGGTGTGACATTTGCCTATTTTTTTAAAAATACAATTTAAAATATCAGATTTATCGCCAATTTTTATGGCGAAACAAAGCTGTGATTTTTCTTATACTATAAACCTTAAAACTTATATTTTCCTATAGCATAAAAAAACGAATGCACATATGCATCCGTTTTTTATAGTTATTCCTTTTCCAGCTCGACATTTTTAGCTGGTGAAAAGGTAGAAATAGCATGTTTAAAAATTAATTGCTGTTTACCATCTGTTTCAATTAAAACCGTGAAATTGTCGAATCCTTTAATAACTCCTCTTAATTGAAACCCATTCGTTAAAAAAATTGTGACAGCTATACGGTTTTTACGAAGTTGATTTAAGTATTGGTCCTGAATATTTACAGATTGAGCCATTATACTTCCTCCTCATTTCTATCTATACTATAATTAGTTCGACCTAGCTTTGAATAAATCCTGCAAGATCATCTAAAATATTTCTTAATTTTTCATCAATGGATACACTAGAAACATCATACCAAGATACATCCATTTTATTGCGAAACCAAGTATATTGCCTTTTGGCATATCTTCTAGAATTTTGCTTTAATGTTGCAATAGCTTCAGTTAAAGATATTTCGTTTTTGAAATAAGGGAGAAATTCTTTATAGCCGATCGCTTGCATAGATTGTTTATGAGCATATCCCCGACTATACAATTGATAAGCTTCTTCTACCAGACCTTTTTCTATCATATCATCTACACGCTTATTAATCCGATCATATAATTTTTCACGGTCCATTTCCAATCCTATGATTTTATAATCATACGGTGACTTTCCACTTTGCTGTTGCTGGTATTCTGACATTCGTTTTCCTGTTGTTTCATAGATTTCTAACGCACGCACAACACGCCGATAGTTGTTTGGATGAATTTTTTTTGCCTGTTGCGGATCAACTTTCCTCAACCTTTCATACAAAGGTTGGATGCCATTTAACTCTATTTCTTTATTTAATTTTTTAATCAACTCGTTATTACGCTGATACGCTGTAAAGTTATAGTTATAGAGGGCAGCCTGCACATATAAACCACTTCCGCCAACTAATATAGGTAATTTGTCCTTGACTGATATTATTTCTATGTAATGGTCTACATACTGTTTAAAATCAGCCGCAGAGAACGATTCATCGGGACGTTTTATATCAATCATATAATGTGGAATGTTTTTCATTTCATCCTTTGTCACTTTTGCAGTCCCAATATCCATTCCTTTATAGATTTGCATAGAATCTCCGCTAATAATCTCACCATTATAATGTTTAGCTATTTCAATACTAAGTTTTGTTTTACCTACCGCAGTTGGACCTACGATAGCAATAAGTTTTTTTTTCATTCGTATTCCCCTATTATGCACACGTTACTGTTTTAAATACGCTCTAAGCATCCAAGTATATTTTTCAAACGCTCCTTGTATATCAATAAGTAAATCTTCTGTAGGGCTGTCATTTAACTCTACAGCTTTTGGTAGCCCTTGTGTCTTAATTTCCATTATTATTTGCAGCAAATCTTGCAGCAACTGCTGCATTATTTCTTGTTCTTCATCATCTGCATTTGCTTCTTCTAAAGTTGATTCTTTCAAATATTTTACCATTGTAGCTAAAGGTTTGCCATCTATCATTAGTATACGTTCGGCTATCTCATCAATATCATGAGCTACCTTCAAGTACATATTTTCAAACTGCTGATGAAGAGTTAAAAAATTGCTTCCTTGAATAAACCAATGGTATCGGTGCAGTTTCACATAAAGAACAAATTGATTAGACAGTAATTGATTAAGAAAATTTACAAGCTGTTGATTTTTCACCATACACACCTCTTCCAGTTTTCCATAGTATGGTAAACTGAAAGCAACTTTATACATTTTCACATCACACGTTTAAACATTTTTTCTAATTCATAAGTTGAAAAATGAACGATAATAGGTCTTCCATGCGGACAAGTAAATGGGTCTGTAGTTTGTCGTAAATGTTCAAGTAATTGTGTCATTTCTTCATCATTTAAATAATGGTTAGCTTTAATAGAACGTTTACAGGACATTAAAATGGCCGCTTCTTCTCGAATCTTTTCCACATCAATCTTCTCATCTTTTATTAGCTGTTCAACCATTTCCCGAATAATTGCTTCTTCTTGTCCAGCAGGGAACCAGCTGGGGTGTGAACGAATAACATACGTTTGTTGACCGAATGGTTCGAAAAAAAGTCCTGCTGCTTGTAATGTTTCTTTATATGCCTCCACCCAAATTGCTTCTTCTTTAGAAAATTCAAATGTTAATGGAATAAGTAATTGTTGCAAATTATTCATAGGCTGACCGAGTTTTTGTTTAAAAAACTCATATTTCACTCGCTCTTGAGCAGCATGCTGATCAATCATGTACAGCCCATTTTCATTTTGCGCCAAAATGTATGTGCCTTGTAATTGTCCAATTGGATACATAATCGGAACACGTGGTTCAACTTTCTCGTTTTTCTCTTGTTCTGCTATTTTCTCACCTGTATCTGTGCACACATTCCTATCTATATACTCTTTTTCCTGCTGCATTTCACGTGCACGCTCTACGGGGGTTGGCTCCATTTCGTTGTCAGCAAGCTCAATATGATCACTTTCTTGCTTTCTAGCAGCCTCATTTAGCCCTTTAGATGAATTATTTTCAACAACTGGTTCACGAACGCCAGCCGGGTAATTCCACTGTCTAATATCCGGTTCTAGTTCTGAGCTAGAAGGTGTAAAATCAAAACTATGTTGTATAGACTTCGATTTAGGTACAGATTTACTTTCCATTTCAGGAATTAAGGTTGCTTCCCGAAATGTGTCTTTAATGGTTTGCTCAATTGCTTGATATAATTCTTTATCCTTACTAAAACGCACTTCTAATTTAGTGGGGTGGACATTAACATCTACCAGAATAGGGTCCATTTGTATAGAAAGAACAACAATAGGTGAACGTCCAATAGGCAACAATGTATGATAGCCTTGGATAATCGCTTTATTTAATGCAACGCTTTTTATATATCTTCCATTAATAATGGTTGACATATAGTTTCTAGAGGCTCTCGTTACTTCTGGTTTAGCAATAAATCCACCAATAGAAAAGTCGAGTGTTTCGTGCTTAACAGGTAACATATGCTTCGCTACATTCATTCCATAAACCTGAGAAATAACTTGTAATACATCACCTGTTCCTGCTGTTTTAAAGATGTTCTTCCCATTATGTGTGACTTCAAATCTTATTTGTGGATGTGACAAAGCCAAGCGATTTAACAGATCTGTAATATGCCCTAATTCTGTATGAATGGTTTTCATATATTTTAGACGTGCAGGCGTATTAAAAAATAACTCGGATACCATAATTTCTGTCCCTTTTCGTGCAGCTGATTTCTGTTTATCAATTAGTTTACCGCCTTCTAAAGTTAAACGAGTACCAGCGTGTTCTCCCGTTGATGTTTGGACCGTTAGTTTGCTGACAGAAGCTATACTTGCAAGCGCCTCACCACGAAAACCAAGGGTTCGAACGTGAAATAAATCGGTCTCATTCTTTATTTTGCTTGTTGCATGCCTCAAGAATGCTGTTTCACAATCTTCTTCTAACATCCCGTCGCCATTGTCAGTTACTTTAATAACTTGTAAACCCGCTTCTTTTATCTCAATTTTCACCCAAGTGCTGTTTGCATCAATACTATTTTCAACGAGCTCTTTCACAACGGATGCAGGACGCTCAACAACTTCACCTGCTGCAATTTTATTAGCGAGAGAATCTGGCATTTGTATAATTCGCATGCAAATAACTCCTTTTACTGCAAATTTCGTTTATTCCATCGTATAATCATAGTTTTTGGGTTCGGTTAAAAATGTAAATCTATCACATTTTTATTTTCGTGCCTTTTTTTGCAGTTGATATAACATATTCATCGCTTCTATAGGGGTTAAAGCAAATAAATCTATGTCTTTTAACTCTTGTACCACTTTTTCATATTGATTCTTATGTTTAGAAACTGGCTTCTCTTCTTCGGTAAAGAAAGACAATTGTCCCGTCCCCTCGACAGAAGCAGCTTGTTCCGTCTTCGCTTTGACTTCAGATTTAGCCTCCATGTTTCCTTCTAGTTCTTTTAAAATTTCACTAGCACGAGTAATTAAACTATCAGGTAAGTTTGCAAGCTTAGCTACATGGATACCGTAACTTTCGTCAGCAGGGCCTTCTTTAATTTGATGGAGAAATACAACATTCCCCTCATGCTCTTCCGCTCTAACATGAACATTTTTTAAGTGAGATAACGTATTAGCTAGATCTGTCAGTTCGTGATAATGTGTTGAAAATAGCGTTTTTGCTTGGATATGATTATGAATATATTCAATGATTGCCTGCGCTAAAGCCATTCCATCATATGTGCTTGTCCCTCTCCCAATTTCATCAAATAAAATCAAGCTCTGTTCAGTCGCATTAGTGATCGCATGATTTGCTTCGAGCATTTCCACCATAAATGTACTTTGACCAGCAACTAAATCATCTGCAGCACCAATTCGTGTGAAGATTTGGTCAAAAATTAAAAGTTGAGCCGATTCACAAGGGACAAAACAACCTATTTGTCCCATAATAACAGTTAATGCCAATTGACGCATATAAGTGCTTTTCCCTGACATGTTCGGCCCTGTTATTAGTAAAATATGATTTTGTGCATCTAAAATAATATCATTAGGTACAAAAGTGCCATCATCCATTACTTGCTCAATCACAGGGTGCCTGCTCTGTTTTATTTCCAACTTTTGTTTATCAAATGTAGGGCGAACATAATTGTTAGATTCACTCACAGTTGCAAACCCTTGTAGCACATCTACATAACTTACTTGTTCAGCTAAACGTTGCAATTCTGGAATAAACGCTTTAATTTGTTCGCGAATTTCAATAAAAAGTTGATATTCCAATTCGACGCTCTTTTCTTCCGCTTCTAATATAAGCTGCTCTTTTTCCTTTAATTCTGGTGTAATATATCTCTCAGCATTTGTTAATGTTTGTTTTCTTTCATAACGCCCTTCAGGAAGTAAATGCAAGTTAGCTTTCGTTACCTCAATATAATATCCAAACACGCGATTATAACCGATTTTTAATGATTTAATACCGGTTGCTTGTTTTTCTTTTTGTTCCAGTTCAGCAATCCACTGCTTTCCATTTCTTGATGCATCTCGATATGTATCTAATTGCTCGTTATAACCGTCTTTAATAATGCCGCCTTCTTTAATTGGAATAGGTGGGTCGTCTACGATGCTTGCTTCCAGTATATCTATGATTTTGGGTTCTATATATATATGGTCTGCTAATTTATAAAGTTCCTGCTGAGAGAATTGTTGTAAAAGTTGTTTCAGAACCGGAATCCTTTGTAGCGAACTCTTCAGTTGTTGTAAATCACGTGCATTGACATTACCGAAAGCAATTCGTCCCGCAAGCCTTTCTAAATCATATACCGATTTTAACGTTTCTCTTATTGCGTCTCGCTCCATAAACTGCGCATAAAAGCCTTCAACAATATGAAGCCGTTTTTCAATTTCCTGTGCGTTTAAAAGCGGGCGCTCTAACCATTTTTTTAACATTCTGGATCCCATAGCTGTAACGGTTTTATCGAGGACCCATAGTAAACTACCATACTTTTCTTTTTTCATTAACGTTTCCGTAAGTTCTAAATTCCGCTTTGAATACATATCTAATGATAAGTGATGCTGTAGTGCAATAACTTGTGCTTGTTGCATATGATCAAGCGAACGCTTTTGTGTGTGTTGAACATAATTTAGCAATCTGCTAAAAGCTGTCAATAGTCTTTCATCATCGATGTTTTCACATAAATTTCGATATTCTGCATTAAAGGTCACTTCATCCTGATAAGATAGAGTAACATGTAGCCTCGATTTTAACTGGTGTTGTAATTCCTCAGGCAACTTAGAGGAAACAACAATTTCTTTAATCGGTTGATTATATAATTCATGAATTACCCCGTCCCAACCATGTTCAATCAAAGCCAGTTGGTTTTCACCTGTCGACAAATCACTATATACTAATACATAGCTGCTATCAAAATGAGACAAACTGGCAATATAATTGTTTTCTTTTTCATTTAGCATGGCTTTTTCCATAACCGTCCCAGGTGTAATTAATTGAATCACTTCCCGTTTTACTACACCTTTAGCTGTTTTAGGGTCTTCTACTTGCTCACAAATTGCAACTTTATAGCCTTTTTCTATTAAAATTTTGATGTAATTCTCCGCGGAATGATAAGGAACCCCGCACATTGGAACAGGATTAGGACTGTTCGAATCCCGTTTTGTCAGCGTTATTTCTAACTCTCTTGCGGCTTGAATAGCATCCTCAAAAAACAGTTCATAAAAATCACCTAAACGAAAAAATAAGAACGCATCCTTATAAGATTCTTTTATATTTAAATATTGCTTCATCATTGGTGTTTGTTTTGCCATGTTTGTTCCTCCAAAAAACCGTAAATTATTCTTATGTCATTATAGCATACAATTAGCAGTACTTTCGATCATTCAAGTAAGAGCCCCTAACAGCATAAACCTTAAAAAAGCTTCATATCATCAATACCAAGCCAGCTTACGGTGATGAAACGGCATCGTTTTACTTATACGATAGAGCTAAATTTTATACTTTTCGATAGCCAAAAAAATTACGAGGAAGGTTTCTCCTCGTAATCCGGTTAATCTTTGTTTAAGAAATCTGGTTCTACTTCTTCCAATTCGTCATCTGTAAGTTCTACATCCCAAACTTCATCTTCGTCATCATCAACATATTCACGCTTTGGATCCACACGAACTGCAACTTTTGTATCTCCGATAATTTGGACAATAAATTCCCTTTCAATCTCTACTGCTATTTTATGCCCTTTGTTTTCAATTGTACAATTTAAGCAATTAGGCTGTTGAACAACTTTGGCTATTACATCAAAGTCATCATTTAAGCAGTTTTCATCTTTTATCGATAATGGTACTTTATCGCTGTAGGTAACCCTCTCGGTAATAGCTTCTGTTTTTGTGTTGTCATTATACGAATACCAAATGTTAATTTCGTAACTTCCATTTATCTCTACAGTATCTTGTGATTTTTTCTTTGCATTATACAAATGGTTAATAACCCAGCAACCTAAAATACTTGAAGGTCTATGTGATGGTGTAACGGAATGGGTTGCTTGCGAGAACTTACGACCTTTGCCACAAACCGCTTTCGTTATGATCTCTCTATATTCTTTATCTAAAAAAGACATAATTACCTTTACCTCCTCTTTTTTCATAGTCAGTTTATGCAAGACAAATACCTAAAGTGCATAATGAAAAGAAAAATAGAAAAGGAAGTAGGTAAAAACGAACAGCGTTAATACCAACTAGTTGCTTTAACTGAGAGATAAAAACTCTAGTTGGACGTTTAGGTGCAGCGTCTGTAGAAAAAATCAAGTAACAGATAACAGCACCTTACATTTTTTAATAGCAACCCACGGATTAAAACTTACTTTTTAATGGCTACAACCTGATTTTGTTCTTATCTTCGAACCTGTTTCTCCAGTTAAAACATCGCCACCTGTAGATTCAATTACTTGATTGGTAACTTCTCTTGCAATTGTAGCAGTAATTAACTGTAAAACATCATTAACAACAACTTGTATTTCTTTAAACTCCTGTACAACAGGAATTGCATCAATTTCTGATTGAAAAATATCCAGTTGTTCCTCTACTTTTTTTAAAGCTTCATGTTTTTCATAAGCTTGTAAATTAACAGCTTGCTTTTGTAATGCTTTAATCTTTGTTATTAATTGTTGTACTTTTTTATTTTCATTAATTTTCGCTTCCACTTGCTTAAAATGTTCAATTTCTTCTGTATTTGCTAACATATTCGCAAGTTTTTTCGCTTCATCCAGCACCTGTTTGCGCGTATACTCTGCCATTGTTATTTCACCCCTACTGTATTTTCAATCATAACACCATCTAAAGACCATGTTTTAGCTTCTGTAATTTTCACGTCTACAATCTGCCCAATTGCAGCCTTTGGTCCTTTAAAGTTAACGAGTTTATTTCTTTCCGTATACCCCGCTAGAACTTCTGGATCTTTTTTGCTTTCACCCTCTACAAGTACTTTTACGACTTGATCCTGATACGTTTTCATAGACGCAGCAGACTGCTTATTGACAAGCTCATTTAAGCGATATAGTCGTTGCTTTTTTACCTCTTCTGGAACATTATCTTTCTTCCTAGCTGCAGGAGTCCCTTCACGTGGTGAATAAATAAAGGTGTAAGCTGCTTCAAAACCAACTTCTTCCATTAAGGTCATCGTTTCTTCAAACTGCTCTTCCGTTTCGTTTGGAAATCCAACAATAATATCTGTCGTTAACGTTGCGTTCGGCATCGCTGCGCGAATTTTCCTAACGAGTTCTAAATACGATTCTCTCGTATATTTCCGATTCATTTTCTTCAAAATTTCACTACTGCCTGACTGGACTGGCAAATGAATATGATCTAACAAATTCCCCCCTTTTGCCAATACTTCAATTAAGCGATCATCAAAATCTCTAGGGTGTGATGTCGTAAAACGAATTCTTGGGATATCAATTTTGCGAAGTTCATCCATTAAATCACCTAAACCGTATGTCATGCCGTCTAAATCTTTTCCATAAGCATTTACGTTTTGCCCTAATAAGGTTACCTCTTTATAACCTTGAGCAGCTAAATGCCGAACTTCTTGGATGATATCTTCCGGAAGACGACTTCGCTCTTTTCCACGGGTCATTGGTACAATACAATACGTGCAGAACTTATCGCAACCGTACATAATGTTAACCCATGCTTTTATTTTTCCTTTTCGTGCTTTTGGAAGGTTTTCAATGACATCACCTTCTTTAGACCACACTTCAACGATTTTTTCTTTACCAAACATTGCTTCTTTCACAAGATGTGGTAACCGATGTATATTATGAGTACCAAAAATCAAATCAACATGCTGGTGTTTCTTCAATATCCGATTCACCACAGTTTCTTCTTGAGACATGCAACCACAAACACCAAGGATCAAATCTGGCTTTTCTCGTTTTAACGCTTTTAAATGTCCAATTTCACCAAATACTTTATTCTCAGCATTTTCTCTAATTGCACAAGTATTCAACAAAATAATATCAGCATCATTTGTTTCAGAAGTAGATGTATAACCCATTTCGGTAAGAATTCCAGCCATTACTTCCGTATCATGCTCATTCATTTGGCAGCCATATGTACGAATTAAAAACTTCTTTCCTTCCCCAATATTTTCCATGTCTTCGGGAATAGAAAAATCGTAATGGACATTCACTTTATCTCTTCCACGTTTACGTGCTTTATTTAAATTCGGTGGTTCATAAGTTGTTTTGAAATACTTGGAAATCAAATCTTCACTAGAAGTATTTTTAATACGCTCCATATTATCCATACCGGATTTTACGTCCGTTGGATTTGTTTCCTTAATTTGTGCTTGTTGCTTACGTTGTTGCTCGTTCATAATAATCTCCTTTCATTTTGTGTAAACCACAATAACCTTTTAGGGTCATGAATACTCACTTTATCAGATGACTTATTTGTTTACATTCATTCATTTATTATAAATGCTATATTCGAAATAAACAACAGTTGGCCTTTTGCTATAGGTTAGGAAAATGTCAAACAGTAGAATTTTAGCTTTACAATAACTTATAAGAGATTTGTAGACCGCATTTTTCCGAATGGCTACGAATTTTTGTAATAAAAATAGTGTTGCGTAAGTACGCAACACTTAATTAAACATATCTCATATAAAAAATTATCTGGGCTCTACAATTAATTTAATTGCTGTACGCTCTTCTTCATCAATTAAAATATCTGTAAAAGCCGGAATACAAATAAGATCAACCCCACTTGGTGCAACAAATCCTCTAGCAATCGCTACCGCCTTAACAGCCTGGTTTAATGCACCAGCTCCAATAGCCTGAATCTCCGCTGAGCCACGTTCTCTTAACACATTCGCAAGTGCACCTGCTACTGAATTTGGATTTGATTTTGCTGACACTTTTAATACTTCCACCACTAGTACCTCCTTCATTTAAACTATTCTAGTTCTACTTATACTATATTCTTGGAGATGTTAGCTTATTACCCTTATTATGCATTAATAATTCTTAACATTCAAATAATCTATCTTTAACATTTCTTCAATTACAGTTTATCCTCATAATTCTAGCGTGAATAGAAATAAACCAATACTCTTATGCCCTATTTCAATCCGTTTTATTTTTTGATTTGTCAAATTAAGCGAGACAACATGCTTTTATCAAAATCCTGACCGACATAATCTATGAAACACTCCATTGGTGTTTTGTATTTCAATGATTTCCTTGGTATGTTATTCCGTCGGAGTGCAACCTCAGAAATATACTCTTGTGACACAGGATTAAAGTCCATTTCTTTTGGTAGCCCATTCTTTCTCAGAAGACCGTTGGAATGCTCATTTAGCCCCCTTTGGGATGGCGTTCCAGGATCTGCAAAATAAATATCAACATCTTGTTCATTGCTGATGGATTTCCAATTGGAAAACTCTTTCCCGCAGTCAAAGATAATGGACTTAAATAAGTGTTTTGGTAATCGCTCAAACCATTGATTGAGCGATGTTTCAATATTGATTGCCTGTCTACCAGCTGGTTTAATTGCGATGATGCATTTTGTTAAACGCTCAACAAGCGTGATGACAGCGCTCTTGTGATGACGTCCCACAATGGTATCTCCTTCTAGATGACCAAATTCTTTCTTGTAATTTGGGTGATCGTGATCACGATCAAGGATGGTGCGGCGAAATTTTTGTTTTCCTCTTCTTTCCTGGTGACCATTTGGTTTGCGTTTGCCTTGCATAGGTAAATCATTTTGGTTAAATTCGCCTGATGAAAACTTTCGATAAAGCGTGCGCATGCTGCAGGAGATAGTCTTTTCGTTTCGTCCGATTATTACATCAGGCGTCCAGCCATCGCGGACTTTTTCATGAATATAAGCTTTTTCGTTAGGTGTTAATTGAATCTTTTTACGACCACATGTCGCTTTATTCGCTTGATATTGTAGATAAACGTCTATCGCAGTAAGTCCTTCTTTCAGTTGTCTAATAACACGATAAACAGCTTCATGGCCACGCTTTAATTTATTGGCAATTTTTCGACCAGAAACGCCGAATTCATGATATTCCTCTATGAATACCAGTTCTGTTTTGGTAAGATGGGTGTAGGACATGTCAGATACACTCTCCTTAACTTTGGTTGGTTATTCGTTGAGTATATCATGACATGTCTTTTTTGGTGTCTCGCTTAATTTTACAATCTAGGTTTATAAAAAATGCGACATACTAACCTTACATAAATGGATGATCTTCATTGATTAGAATACGCTCGATTTTATGGGCTTTTCCTGTTTTCGTATCAATAGTTACAACACAGCCATTTAATTGCGCTCTGCCCTGTTTTGGTACTTCAAAACGAACTGGCATAGATGTTAAAAAGCGTTGAATAACAGCTTCTCTTTCCATTCCCAAAATACCATCGTAAGGCCCTGTCATGCCAACATCTGACAGATACGCTGTACCATTTGGTAAAATACGCTCATCGGCCGTTTGTGTATGCGTATGTGTGCCAACAACAGCGCTCACTCGTCCATCCACATACCATCCAAATGCTTGTTTCTCACTTGTTGCTTCTCCATGAAAGTCAACAAATATAATGTTTGTACGTTGTTTTGCTTCTTTTATTAATCCATCTGCTATGGAAAAAGGGTCACGTATTGGTGGCAAAAAAGTTCTTCCTTGCAAACTAATTACAGCAACTTCAATGCCATTAATATTTACATATACGATCCCTTTACCTGGATTATTAGTTGGAAAATTTGCTGGTCGAATCATTTTGTTTGCGTTATCAATGAAATCATAGATTTCCTTTTTATCCCATGTATGATTTCCCATTGTAACTACTTGCGCGCCCCATCCTAGTAGCTGCTTATAAATTTTTTCTGTAATCCCTTTACCTGCAGCAGCATTTTCACCATTAACTATCGTAAGGCTAGGTCGATACTTTTCTTTCAATCTTGGCAAATAATATTGGACCATGTCTCTGCCAGGAGAACCAACAACATCGCCAATAAATAATATTTTCATGCTTGTCTCATCC
It encodes:
- a CDS encoding stage V sporulation protein S gives rise to the protein MEVLKVSAKSNPNSVAGALANVLRERGSAEIQAIGAGALNQAVKAVAIARGFVAPSGVDLICIPAFTDILIDEEERTAIKLIVEPR
- the mutS gene encoding DNA mismatch repair protein MutS, giving the protein MAKQTPMMKQYLNIKESYKDAFLFFRLGDFYELFFEDAIQAARELEITLTKRDSNSPNPVPMCGVPYHSAENYIKILIEKGYKVAICEQVEDPKTAKGVVKREVIQLITPGTVMEKAMLNEKENNYIASLSHFDSSYVLVYSDLSTGENQLALIEHGWDGVIHELYNQPIKEIVVSSKLPEELQHQLKSRLHVTLSYQDEVTFNAEYRNLCENIDDERLLTAFSRLLNYVQHTQKRSLDHMQQAQVIALQHHLSLDMYSKRNLELTETLMKKEKYGSLLWVLDKTVTAMGSRMLKKWLERPLLNAQEIEKRLHIVEGFYAQFMERDAIRETLKSVYDLERLAGRIAFGNVNARDLQQLKSSLQRIPVLKQLLQQFSQQELYKLADHIYIEPKIIDILEASIVDDPPIPIKEGGIIKDGYNEQLDTYRDASRNGKQWIAELEQKEKQATGIKSLKIGYNRVFGYYIEVTKANLHLLPEGRYERKQTLTNAERYITPELKEKEQLILEAEEKSVELEYQLFIEIREQIKAFIPELQRLAEQVSYVDVLQGFATVSESNNYVRPTFDKQKLEIKQSRHPVIEQVMDDGTFVPNDIILDAQNHILLITGPNMSGKSTYMRQLALTVIMGQIGCFVPCESAQLLIFDQIFTRIGAADDLVAGQSTFMVEMLEANHAITNATEQSLILFDEIGRGTSTYDGMALAQAIIEYIHNHIQAKTLFSTHYHELTDLANTLSHLKNVHVRAEEHEGNVVFLHQIKEGPADESYGIHVAKLANLPDSLITRASEILKELEGNMEAKSEVKAKTEQAASVEGTGQLSFFTEEEKPVSKHKNQYEKVVQELKDIDLFALTPIEAMNMLYQLQKKARK
- the miaB gene encoding tRNA (N6-isopentenyl adenosine(37)-C2)-methylthiotransferase MiaB; this encodes MNEQQRKQQAQIKETNPTDVKSGMDNMERIKNTSSEDLISKYFKTTYEPPNLNKARKRGRDKVNVHYDFSIPEDMENIGEGKKFLIRTYGCQMNEHDTEVMAGILTEMGYTSTSETNDADIILLNTCAIRENAENKVFGEIGHLKALKREKPDLILGVCGCMSQEETVVNRILKKHQHVDLIFGTHNIHRLPHLVKEAMFGKEKIVEVWSKEGDVIENLPKARKGKIKAWVNIMYGCDKFCTYCIVPMTRGKERSRLPEDIIQEVRHLAAQGYKEVTLLGQNVNAYGKDLDGMTYGLGDLMDELRKIDIPRIRFTTSHPRDFDDRLIEVLAKGGNLLDHIHLPVQSGSSEILKKMNRKYTRESYLELVRKIRAAMPNATLTTDIIVGFPNETEEQFEETMTLMEEVGFEAAYTFIYSPREGTPAARKKDNVPEEVKKQRLYRLNELVNKQSAASMKTYQDQVVKVLVEGESKKDPEVLAGYTERNKLVNFKGPKAAIGQIVDVKITEAKTWSLDGVMIENTVGVK
- a CDS encoding outer spore coat protein CotE codes for the protein MSFLDKEYREIITKAVCGKGRKFSQATHSVTPSHRPSSILGCWVINHLYNAKKKSQDTVEINGSYEINIWYSYNDNTKTEAITERVTYSDKVPLSIKDENCLNDDFDVIAKVVQQPNCLNCTIENKGHKIAVEIEREFIVQIIGDTKVAVRVDPKREYVDDDEDEVWDVELTDDELEEVEPDFLNKD
- a CDS encoding RicAFT regulatory complex protein RicA family protein; the protein is MAEYTRKQVLDEAKKLANMLANTEEIEHFKQVEAKINENKKVQQLITKIKALQKQAVNLQAYEKHEALKKVEEQLDIFQSEIDAIPVVQEFKEIQVVVNDVLQLITATIAREVTNQVIESTGGDVLTGETGSKIRTKSGCSH